A stretch of Henckelia pumila isolate YLH828 chromosome 4, ASM3356847v2, whole genome shotgun sequence DNA encodes these proteins:
- the LOC140865657 gene encoding cytochrome P450 81Q32-like, with the protein MDTAWFYTLLPLSLLLLALIFPSNVRNRKLPPSPVPALPVIGHLHLLRPPMHRIYHKFSQKSGPIFSLRFGTRLVVVVSSSAAAEECFTKNDIVLANRPRLSIGKYIGYNYTGLTNASYGEHWRNLRRITTIEIFSSSRLNMFQAIRQDEIKLLLRKLYQKSQNDFARVELKSLLSELSFNIIMRIVAGKRYFGESEDNGHAKKYRELIKEAFTYGGVSNPADFFPVLKWIDYNGKEKGLQRLSKKMDAFLQGLIDEHRRDDIKTTMIGHFLDLQESQAEYYTDLIIKGIIMVMLLAGTDTSSVTIEWAMSALLNHPQKLEKAQAELDSTVGSNRLMDESEVPKLAYLQNIISETFRLFPAAPLLLPHEASEDCKIGGYNITKGTILLVNAWAIHRDPMTWDDPASFNPERFESEKTIGPAKLLPFGMGRRSCPGSGLAQRVVGLALGSLIQCFEWRRMSEEMVDLSEGIGISMPKAIPLEAECKARRVLHKVFSSGMVV; encoded by the exons ATGGATACAGCCTGGTTCTACACCCTCCTTCCACTCTCCCTTCTTCTTTTGGCACTAATCTTCCCATCTAACGTAAGAAACCGAAAACTCCCGCCGAGTCCAGTGCCTGCACTTCCTGTAATAGGCCACCTCCACCTCCTCAGGCCGCCTATGCATCGAATCTACCATAAATTCTCACAAAAATCAGGCCCCATCTTCTCCCTTCGCTTCGGAACCCGACTCGTGGTGGTGGTATCGTCCTCCGCAGCGGCGGAGGAATGCTTCACCAAGAACGACATCGTGTTAGCCAACAGGCCTCGGCTAAGCATCGGCAAATACATTGGCTACAACTACACAGGCCTAACAAATGCCTCATACGGGGAGCATTGGCGCAATCTCCGGCGCATCACTACAATCGAGATATTCTCCTCATCCCGGTTGAACATGTTTCAAGCCATACGACAAGATGAAATCAAGCTTCTCCTGCGGAAGCTGTACCAAAAGTCGCAGAATGATTTCGCCAGAGTGGAACTCAAGTCCTTGTTGTCCGAGTTATCGTTCAATATTATCATGAGGATAGTGGCGGGGAAGAGGTATTTCGGTGAGTCCGAGGATAACGGACACGCGAAGAAGTACCGGGAGCTGATTAAAGAGGCTTTTACGTACGGTGGTGTATCGAATCCTGCCGACTTTTTCCCGGTGTTGAAATGGATAGATTATAACGGAAAAGAGAAAGGTTTGCAAAGGCTGAGTAAGAAAATGGATGCTTTCTTGCAAGGATTGATCGATGAGCACCGCCGTGATGATATTAAAACCACCATGATAGGCCATTTTCTTGATTTGCAAGAGTCGCAGGCCGAGTACTACACAGATTTAATAATCAAAGGCATTATAATG GTGATGCTATTAGCTGGAACCGACACATCATCCGTGACCATAGAGTGGGCAATGTCTGCTCTGCTCAATCATCCACAAAAGCTAGAGAAAGCTCAAGCTGAATTGGACAGCACCGTGGGAAGTAATCGCCTAATGGATGAGTCAGAAGTACCCAAGTTAGCATATCTTCAAAACATAATCTCCGAGACATTTCGGTTGTTCCCCGCAGCACCATTGTTATTACCACATGAAGCATCCGAAGATTGCAAGATAGGTGGATACAACATAACGAAAGGAACAATCTTGCTTGTAAATGCTTGGGCCATCCACAGAGACCCCATGACTTGGGATGATCCCGCAAGCTTCAACCCCGAGAGATTTGAAAGTGAAAAAACTATCGGACCCGCGAAATTGCTGCCGTTTGGGATGGGGCGGAGGTCGTGTCCGGGAAGTGGTCTGGCGCAACGGGTCGTGGGATTGGCCTTAGGGTCATTGATTCAGTGTTTCGAGTGGCGAAGAATGAGCGAGGAAATGGTGGATTTGAGCGAGGGGATAGGGATATCCATGCCCAAAGCTATACCACTTGAGGCCGAATGCAAAGCACGCCGGGTGCTGCACAAAGTTTTCTCTTCGGGAATGGTTGTGTGA